A window of Chloracidobacterium sp. N contains these coding sequences:
- a CDS encoding bifunctional oligoribonuclease/PAP phosphatase NrnA, with the protein MSREKSAAAGREKTAAAEKVEAEPASLSLVPASVMEVELPRREGKESVNGTSGYHERRPVLELIATLDACRGERHIVAIQNFPDPDAIASALAHQMIAATFGITVDIVYDGFISHQENLALVQLLQIELLHYDPTIDLKQYRASIFIDNQGTTTTLTSKLREAGVKPLVIVDHHERQGLIDAVFTDIRKVGATATIYAEYLRDAFPLEKNNPQHVRLATALMHAIRTETNGMIRARESDFQAAGYLSQFVDATLLSEILNVKRSKRAIDIINLALEKRIVRDNYSIAGVGYVRYEDRDAIPQAADFLLTEENIHTAVVYGIITKEGEREVIIGSLRTSKVTLNPDQFLKSALGRDANGNYYGGGKHEAGGFEIPIGFLSGTYDEDFMRSKWKIYDAMVKRKLLEKIGVIENQSTTAVIRQPVPERPDE; encoded by the coding sequence ATGTCACGCGAGAAAAGTGCTGCGGCAGGACGCGAAAAAACGGCTGCGGCCGAGAAGGTGGAAGCGGAACCGGCTTCCCTGAGTCTCGTTCCGGCATCAGTGATGGAAGTTGAACTGCCCCGCCGCGAGGGGAAGGAATCTGTCAATGGCACGAGTGGGTATCATGAACGGCGTCCGGTGCTGGAGCTGATCGCCACGCTGGACGCCTGTCGCGGTGAGCGCCACATCGTCGCCATTCAGAACTTTCCCGACCCGGACGCCATTGCTTCGGCGCTTGCCCACCAGATGATTGCCGCCACCTTCGGGATTACGGTGGACATCGTCTATGACGGCTTTATCAGCCATCAGGAAAACCTGGCGCTCGTCCAGCTTTTGCAAATCGAACTGCTGCACTACGACCCGACGATTGACCTGAAGCAGTATCGCGCCAGCATTTTCATTGACAACCAGGGCACGACCACGACCCTCACCAGCAAGCTCCGCGAAGCCGGCGTCAAGCCCCTAGTGATTGTGGACCACCACGAGCGGCAGGGACTCATTGACGCCGTCTTCACCGACATCCGCAAGGTTGGCGCCACGGCGACGATCTATGCCGAATATCTGCGGGATGCCTTCCCGCTCGAAAAGAACAATCCCCAGCACGTACGGCTCGCCACGGCGTTGATGCATGCCATCCGCACGGAAACCAACGGGATGATTCGGGCGCGGGAAAGTGATTTTCAGGCGGCCGGCTACCTGTCGCAGTTCGTGGATGCGACCCTGCTGAGTGAAATTCTGAACGTCAAGCGGTCGAAGCGGGCGATTGACATCATCAACCTGGCGCTGGAGAAGCGGATCGTCCGCGACAACTACAGCATTGCCGGGGTGGGCTACGTCCGGTATGAGGACCGGGATGCCATCCCGCAGGCGGCTGATTTCCTGCTGACCGAGGAGAACATCCACACGGCCGTGGTCTATGGCATCATCACCAAGGAAGGCGAGCGCGAAGTCATCATCGGAAGCCTGCGCACCTCGAAAGTCACCCTCAACCCGGATCAGTTCCTGAAGTCGGCGCTCGGTCGTGACGCCAACGGGAACTACTACGGCGGCGGCAAGCACGAGGCCGGTGGCTTTGAGATTCCCATCGGTTTTCTGTCGGGGACATACGACGAAGACTTCATGCGCTCGAAGTGGAAAATCTACGACGCCATGGTGAAACGCAAGCTGCTGGAAAAGATTGGCGTCATCGAGAATCAGTCCACCACCGCCGTCATCCGTCAGCCGGTCCCGGAGCGGCCTGACGAGTAG
- a CDS encoding putative toxin-antitoxin system toxin component, PIN family, translated as MANEPRFVFDTNVVISALLMRQSIARQAFDRATQTGKLLVSHVTVGELNDVLQRKGFERYITGEERMEFLSAFVRDGILVEIVERVVACRDPKDEKFLELAVNGKAACMVSGDKDLLVLHPFRGTAIVTPRQFVEFPL; from the coding sequence ATGGCGAATGAACCACGCTTTGTCTTTGATACCAATGTTGTTATCAGCGCGCTCCTGATGAGACAGTCCATCGCTCGTCAAGCTTTTGACAGGGCAACACAAACCGGCAAATTGCTTGTTTCACATGTGACCGTTGGAGAATTGAATGATGTCTTACAGCGCAAAGGGTTTGAAAGGTACATAACTGGGGAAGAACGGATGGAATTCCTGAGTGCTTTTGTCAGGGATGGCATTTTGGTGGAAATCGTAGAGCGTGTGGTGGCGTGTCGTGACCCCAAAGACGAAAAGTTCCTTGAACTGGCTGTAAATGGCAAGGCAGCCTGTATGGTAAGTGGTGACAAAGACCTGCTCGTTTTGCACCCGTTTCGCGGGACAGCGATTGTGACACCTCGGCAATTTGTGGAATTCCCGCTCTAA
- a CDS encoding extracellular solute-binding protein: MSFRPRRALWMNRHHAPRPGWGATGLKGVAGAVYLYLYVPLLVLLCLSLTAAPAANFEAGFVGAWYVKVLRSPAFLAAIQTSLRVALSATLIALVLGTAAALALGRHRFRGQTWIEWLLYLPVVAPEVVVGFASVALLAQLGRPLGFWSVLIVHVAFCTPYVVFIVRARLAGFDERWRDAALDLGATPAAVFWHVTLPWLLPALVGGGLLCFALSLDDCIVTSFVAGDGVTTLPVLLYSKMKTGVSPEINAAASLLLILTVGVVGTAQLVQRLQRLPRWGRVSLGTTCLGLLVVAVGPTPHGAAATTLHIYIWSNYTSEKLLRDFETRYRCRVAVETYDSNEALLAKLQTGVARYDLIVPSDYMAGVLIRQGLLRPIDRSRLTNWHHLDPAFLHAPYDPDNRYTVPYTFVVTGIGYRRDKVPEPVEHWDALWDARYRGRIAMLDDQRECFAAALRRRGASPNSQDEQEIARAASDLAAQKPLVKTYDSATFEQLLLNGEAWLVHGFNGQIAKAARQNPNIAFVVPQEGGTRAVDCLAIPVNAAHPELAEQFIDYVLEPQASAEIVQVTGYGTPNRAVRDFLPPDWANNPYVFPPETWLRRCAVIEDVGAILPRYDYYWTVIKSK; this comes from the coding sequence ATGTCTTTCCGGCCCCGGCGCGCGTTGTGGATGAATCGGCATCACGCACCACGCCCCGGCTGGGGAGCCACGGGCCTGAAAGGTGTGGCGGGGGCGGTCTATCTGTATCTTTATGTGCCGCTGCTGGTGCTTCTCTGTCTTTCCCTCACGGCGGCGCCGGCGGCGAACTTCGAGGCCGGCTTTGTCGGCGCGTGGTACGTGAAGGTACTGCGCAGCCCGGCCTTTCTGGCGGCCATCCAGACGAGTCTGCGCGTGGCGCTCTCTGCCACGTTGATTGCCCTGGTGTTGGGAACGGCAGCGGCTCTGGCGCTGGGCCGGCACCGGTTCCGGGGTCAGACCTGGATCGAGTGGCTCTTGTACCTGCCGGTTGTCGCCCCGGAAGTCGTGGTTGGCTTTGCTTCGGTGGCGCTGCTGGCGCAACTTGGGCGGCCGCTGGGCTTCTGGTCGGTGCTCATCGTCCACGTGGCCTTCTGTACGCCGTATGTCGTGTTCATCGTCCGGGCGCGGCTGGCTGGTTTTGACGAACGGTGGCGCGATGCGGCGCTCGACCTGGGGGCGACGCCGGCGGCGGTCTTCTGGCATGTGACGTTGCCCTGGTTGCTGCCGGCGCTGGTCGGCGGCGGCCTGCTGTGCTTTGCCCTGTCGCTCGATGACTGCATCGTGACGAGTTTCGTCGCTGGGGATGGCGTCACCACGCTGCCGGTGCTGCTCTACTCGAAAATGAAAACGGGGGTATCGCCGGAAATCAACGCCGCTGCCAGCCTGCTGCTCATCCTGACGGTGGGGGTGGTGGGGACGGCGCAGCTCGTGCAGCGGCTTCAGCGCCTGCCACGGTGGGGCCGCGTCAGCCTGGGCACGACCTGCCTGGGACTGCTCGTCGTGGCCGTCGGTCCGACGCCGCACGGGGCGGCCGCCACGACCCTGCATATCTACATCTGGTCGAACTACACCTCGGAAAAGCTGCTCCGCGACTTTGAGACGCGGTATCGCTGCCGGGTCGCGGTTGAAACCTACGACTCGAACGAGGCTTTGCTGGCCAAGCTTCAGACCGGGGTGGCCCGCTACGATCTCATCGTTCCGAGCGATTACATGGCGGGCGTGCTCATCCGGCAGGGCTTGCTGCGTCCGATTGACCGGTCCCGGTTGACGAACTGGCACCACCTCGATCCGGCTTTCCTGCATGCGCCCTACGATCCCGACAACCGCTACACCGTGCCTTACACCTTTGTCGTCACCGGCATTGGCTACCGGCGCGACAAAGTGCCAGAGCCAGTGGAGCATTGGGACGCACTATGGGATGCCCGCTACCGGGGGCGTATTGCCATGCTGGATGATCAGCGGGAGTGCTTTGCGGCGGCCCTGCGCCGGCGCGGCGCTTCGCCCAACAGCCAGGATGAGCAGGAAATTGCGCGCGCGGCTAGTGACTTGGCAGCGCAGAAGCCGCTGGTCAAAACCTACGACAGCGCGACGTTTGAGCAGCTTTTGCTCAATGGCGAAGCCTGGCTGGTCCACGGGTTCAACGGTCAGATTGCCAAAGCTGCGCGCCAGAATCCCAACATTGCCTTTGTTGTGCCGCAGGAAGGCGGGACGCGGGCCGTGGACTGCCTGGCCATTCCGGTCAATGCGGCCCACCCGGAGCTGGCAGAACAGTTCATTGACTACGTCCTCGAACCACAGGCCTCGGCTGAAATCGTGCAGGTCACAGGTTACGGAACACCCAACCGCGCCGTCCGGGACTTCCTTCCGCCGGATTGGGCCAACAACCCCTATGTGTTTCCGCCGGAGACGTGGCTGCGGCGCTGTGCCGTCATTGAAGATGTCGGTGCAATTTTACCGCGATACGATTACTATTGGACGGTCATCAAGTCCAAGTAG